In the Gymnodinialimonas sp. 202GB13-11 genome, one interval contains:
- a CDS encoding AAA family ATPase, producing MTVHGFLLGKFMPPHAGHLLCAQVGRARVDVMTVLVCSHDAEAIDGYLRADLMRSCLPERGFRVIHMHRDIPQAPEDHPDFWPIWRAAIAEHHPEPIDWVFGSDTYIHRLAQEVGARAFPVDPDRRVVPVSGTAIRSDPAAHWSYVPGPVRPLYQKRLTMLGAESTGKTTLSEDLAARTGTVPIPEYGRDYDALYRHGQAWIASDFEAIMAGHNALASCMAERSGPLIVEDTDEVQTLVWAEALTGEAPDQLVACARAASCGKRYVLLGHDLPWIDDGTRHFPDPERRAWFTQKLAHWLDAFDADWVAVEGPDRAAAVHAEFDALSARSAPNIPRHGRPSD from the coding sequence ATGACGGTACACGGTTTCCTTTTGGGGAAATTCATGCCGCCCCATGCGGGCCACCTGCTGTGCGCGCAAGTCGGGCGTGCTCGGGTGGACGTGATGACGGTTCTGGTTTGCAGCCATGATGCAGAAGCTATCGACGGGTATCTGCGGGCTGATCTGATGCGCAGCTGTCTGCCGGAGCGCGGGTTTCGCGTGATCCACATGCACCGCGACATACCGCAAGCGCCCGAAGATCACCCCGACTTCTGGCCGATCTGGCGCGCGGCCATCGCCGAACATCATCCGGAGCCGATCGACTGGGTCTTCGGCTCGGATACCTACATCCATCGCCTCGCGCAGGAGGTTGGCGCACGGGCTTTTCCGGTTGATCCCGACCGCCGCGTGGTCCCGGTGTCAGGCACGGCCATCCGCAGCGATCCGGCTGCCCATTGGTCCTATGTGCCCGGCCCCGTTCGGCCGCTCTACCAGAAACGTTTGACCATGCTGGGGGCGGAGAGCACCGGGAAAACAACGCTCTCTGAGGACTTGGCCGCCCGTACAGGTACGGTGCCAATCCCAGAATACGGCCGGGATTACGATGCGCTGTATCGGCATGGGCAGGCATGGATTGCATCGGATTTTGAGGCGATCATGGCCGGGCACAATGCGCTTGCGAGCTGTATGGCGGAGCGGAGTGGGCCGTTAATCGTAGAAGACACCGATGAAGTGCAGACGCTCGTCTGGGCCGAGGCCCTAACAGGCGAGGCCCCGGATCAGTTGGTGGCCTGTGCCCGAGCGGCGAGCTGCGGCAAGCGTTACGTGCTTTTGGGCCATGATTTGCCGTGGATAGATGACGGGACCCGGCATTTTCCGGATCCGGAGCGCCGCGCCTGGTTCACCCAAAAGCTAGCGCATTGGTTAGACGCGTTTGATGCGGATTGGGTAGCGGTGGAAGGCCCCGACAGAGCCGCAGCCGTCCATGCCGAGTTCGACGCGCTTAGTGCACGGTCAGCACCGAACATTCCGCGCCATGGCCGACCTTCTGACTGA
- a CDS encoding DEAD/DEAH box helicase codes for MQDFSGVPKTLSTALKNKGYESLTPVQEAVSDPDLAGIDLLVSAQTGSGKTVGFGLAMAGDILDGDGRFGPAATPQALVITPTRELAMQVRQEFDWLFAEAGIVTASAVGGMDARTERRALERGAHVVVATPGRLRDHAMRGIIDLSDLRTVVLDEADEMLDMGFAEDLEFILNQTSEDRRTLLFSATVPNGITKLAQTHQKENAKRLKIGSADAQHADIAYSALEVAPSDIEKAIINLLRFHEAQTAIVFANTRSMVARLAAKFSNRGFSVVSLSGELSQAERTNALQALRDGRARVCVATDVAARGIDLPGLELVIHADLPSNSESLLHRSGRTGRAGRKGTSVLIVPGRQRAKAQRLLKGGKLEATWGTPPSPEDVRARDEERMLADPSWSDAPSGEERAFAEKLLNLHSAEQIAAAYLRLYRERHSAPELLSKVPAPGERPARKGREHADFGPSTWFSLSLGRKHRAEPRWLLPMLCRNTGLSKDAIGAIRVQFQETFVEIANDAVPAMLQELGRGMEMEQGAKLTQLPGLPDFNASPKGPPAAAHAPEPPKPDRKPRTNKPAKPAPKSSAPEPSEQPPKKRHKTKGKPAAHAAAETDVAEKARHGKGPKGKPDQGKPNQGKPKSGQPKRDGAKGKPRAAAGEKTPHKHGKGATNPGEPLGVRKPRQNSKNKGSKPATGKPRRAHSGDAKPFRKPSKRN; via the coding sequence ATGCAAGACTTCTCGGGCGTTCCGAAGACGTTATCGACAGCGCTGAAAAACAAAGGCTACGAAAGCCTTACCCCTGTGCAGGAGGCGGTCTCTGACCCCGATCTGGCGGGCATCGACCTACTTGTCTCCGCCCAAACCGGCTCTGGCAAAACCGTGGGCTTCGGGCTGGCAATGGCGGGTGACATTCTAGACGGCGACGGACGCTTCGGCCCGGCAGCCACACCGCAGGCGCTGGTCATCACCCCCACCCGCGAACTGGCTATGCAGGTGCGCCAGGAATTCGACTGGCTGTTTGCCGAGGCCGGGATCGTGACCGCATCGGCCGTGGGCGGCATGGACGCGCGCACGGAACGCCGCGCGCTCGAACGCGGTGCCCATGTCGTTGTCGCCACCCCCGGGCGGCTGCGCGACCACGCCATGCGTGGCATCATCGACCTGTCCGATCTGCGAACTGTCGTGCTCGATGAAGCCGATGAGATGCTGGATATGGGCTTTGCCGAGGATCTTGAATTCATCCTCAACCAAACGTCGGAAGACCGCCGCACGTTGCTGTTTTCGGCCACGGTTCCCAATGGCATCACCAAACTGGCGCAAACCCATCAGAAGGAAAACGCCAAGCGCCTCAAGATCGGCAGCGCCGATGCGCAGCACGCTGACATTGCCTACAGCGCGCTGGAGGTAGCCCCGTCCGACATCGAAAAGGCCATCATCAACCTGCTGCGCTTTCACGAGGCGCAAACCGCCATCGTCTTCGCCAACACACGCTCGATGGTTGCACGACTGGCCGCGAAGTTTTCCAACCGCGGCTTCTCCGTCGTCTCACTGTCGGGTGAGCTTAGTCAGGCTGAGCGCACGAATGCCCTGCAAGCGCTGCGCGATGGGCGCGCGCGGGTCTGCGTGGCCACGGACGTCGCCGCGCGCGGCATCGACCTGCCTGGGTTGGAGCTGGTGATCCATGCCGACCTTCCGTCCAATTCGGAGTCGCTCCTGCACCGCTCGGGCCGCACAGGCCGCGCCGGGCGTAAGGGTACGTCCGTCCTGATCGTCCCGGGTCGGCAACGCGCCAAGGCACAACGCCTGCTGAAAGGCGGCAAGCTGGAGGCCACATGGGGCACGCCTCCCTCCCCCGAGGATGTGCGCGCACGTGATGAGGAACGCATGTTGGCGGACCCGTCCTGGAGCGATGCGCCAAGCGGCGAAGAACGCGCCTTTGCCGAGAAACTGCTCAACCTCCACTCCGCCGAACAGATCGCCGCCGCCTACCTGCGCCTGTACCGCGAGCGTCACTCAGCCCCTGAACTGCTCAGCAAGGTCCCCGCCCCAGGTGAGCGCCCCGCGCGCAAGGGTCGTGAACATGCCGACTTCGGGCCAAGCACGTGGTTCTCGCTCTCTTTGGGTCGCAAACACCGGGCAGAACCGCGTTGGCTGTTGCCCATGCTCTGCCGCAACACCGGCCTGTCGAAAGATGCCATCGGGGCCATTCGCGTGCAGTTTCAGGAAACTTTCGTTGAGATAGCCAATGATGCTGTCCCCGCCATGCTGCAGGAATTGGGCCGCGGCATGGAGATGGAGCAAGGCGCGAAGCTGACCCAATTGCCGGGTCTGCCCGATTTCAACGCGTCGCCCAAGGGACCACCCGCCGCCGCCCATGCGCCCGAGCCGCCCAAGCCGGATCGCAAGCCGCGCACCAACAAACCGGCAAAACCAGCGCCAAAATCCAGCGCCCCCGAGCCCAGTGAGCAGCCCCCGAAAAAGCGCCACAAAACCAAGGGCAAGCCCGCGGCGCACGCAGCGGCAGAGACCGACGTGGCCGAGAAGGCGCGTCACGGGAAAGGCCCAAAGGGCAAACCGGATCAAGGCAAGCCTAATCAGGGCAAGCCGAAGTCCGGCCAACCCAAACGCGACGGAGCCAAGGGTAAACCGCGAGCGGCTGCGGGCGAAAAGACGCCCCACAAGCACGGCAAGGGCGCTACCAATCCCGGCGAGCCCCTGGGCGTTCGCAAACCGCGTCAAAATTCGAAGAACAAGGGTTCAAAACCGGCAACTGGAAAGCCACGCAGGGCCCATAGCGGCGACGCGAAGCCGTTCCGCAAACCGTCCAAACGCAATTGA
- a CDS encoding universal stress protein, which translates to MFKTIIAPVDGSDPAKHALSTACELAKTFDAELHLVHTPQIDTTMVAVGYSVVELPLTAEKIEEAGKAVMDSALAQATEAGVTPASTHVLAGDPTETILKIAKLNDADLIVMGRRGLGSVASLFLGSVSQKVGHGAECSVLTVH; encoded by the coding sequence ATGTTCAAGACCATTATTGCGCCCGTCGACGGCTCCGACCCGGCCAAACACGCGCTTTCAACGGCGTGCGAATTGGCCAAGACCTTCGACGCCGAACTGCACTTGGTCCACACGCCGCAGATCGACACAACTATGGTCGCCGTAGGTTATTCCGTCGTGGAATTGCCCCTAACCGCTGAAAAGATCGAAGAGGCTGGGAAAGCGGTGATGGACAGCGCGTTGGCGCAAGCGACTGAGGCTGGCGTCACACCCGCCAGCACCCACGTTCTGGCAGGCGATCCAACCGAGACGATTCTGAAAATAGCAAAACTCAACGACGCGGACCTTATCGTCATGGGCCGTCGTGGGCTTGGGTCCGTGGCCAGCCTGTTTCTGGGGTCAGTCAGTCAGAAGGTCGGCCATGGCGCGGAATGTTCGGTGCTGACCGTGCACTAA